A genomic segment from Treponema sp. Marseille-Q3903 encodes:
- a CDS encoding glutamine synthetase III yields the protein MTNVPELFGSLVFNQTVMKEMLPSETFKALKNTMDDGTPLDMEAANQIANAMKDWAISKGATHYSHWFQPLTGITAEKHDSFLTPTEEGKIIMSFSGKELIKGEPDASSFPSGGKRSTFEARGYTVWDPTSYPFVKDHTLCIPTAFCSYNGEALDKKTPLLRSMEALNEQSLRVLKLFCNEAKHVTTTMGSEQEYFLVDEKLYQKRKDLKMCGRTLFGARPVKGQEMDDQYFAAIKPRVIEYMEDLNTELWKLGIYAKTEHNEAAPAQHEMAPIFTTSNLAADQNQLTMEIMKKVARKHGLICLLHEKPFEGVNGSGKHNNWSIATDKGENLFAPGKTPRDNAQFLLFLTAVIKAVDDNQDLLRYSVASAGNDHRLGANEAPPAIMSIYVGDELEAILQAIKDGTAYDGKKGQKLEIGADVLPAIPKDSTDRNRTSPFAFTGNRFEFRSVGSSLSISGPNTILNAILADSLRTFADELEKSKDFDSDLQKLIKREITSHWRILFNGNGYGQEWIEEAEKRGLKNYRTTPKAVEHYLDKKNIELFSKLGIYTQEEMKSHYDIKLEKYCQILNIEVGTMLEMVHKDIMPATFKYMNILADTEFKMQRVFSLCTAGIELMEKLNTLVNDLSNKADDLSKKHEETTAISDMMKRAHSYAKVVIPAMQAVRLIADKIEPLLGEEYKPFPSYEDLLFSVQ from the coding sequence ATGACAAACGTTCCTGAATTATTTGGAAGCTTAGTTTTCAATCAAACAGTTATGAAGGAAATGCTGCCTTCAGAAACTTTCAAGGCACTAAAAAACACAATGGACGACGGGACTCCTCTCGATATGGAAGCCGCCAACCAGATTGCCAACGCAATGAAAGACTGGGCTATCTCTAAAGGAGCAACTCATTATTCGCACTGGTTTCAGCCGCTTACAGGCATCACAGCTGAAAAACACGATTCCTTTTTGACCCCGACAGAAGAAGGCAAAATAATAATGTCGTTCAGCGGAAAGGAATTGATAAAAGGCGAACCTGATGCTTCTTCTTTTCCAAGCGGCGGCAAACGTTCGACTTTTGAAGCGCGCGGCTACACTGTTTGGGATCCTACATCTTATCCTTTTGTAAAAGACCACACTCTTTGTATTCCAACTGCGTTTTGTTCATATAATGGAGAAGCTCTTGATAAAAAAACTCCGCTGCTCCGCTCAATGGAAGCGCTCAACGAGCAAAGCCTTAGGGTACTCAAACTATTCTGCAACGAAGCAAAACATGTGACGACAACTATGGGCTCAGAGCAGGAATATTTCCTTGTCGATGAAAAACTATATCAAAAACGTAAAGACCTCAAGATGTGCGGCAGAACGCTTTTTGGTGCGCGCCCTGTAAAAGGTCAGGAGATGGACGATCAGTATTTTGCCGCAATCAAACCTCGTGTTATCGAATACATGGAAGATTTGAATACAGAACTTTGGAAACTCGGGATATATGCTAAAACAGAGCACAATGAAGCCGCCCCTGCACAGCACGAGATGGCACCGATATTCACGACATCAAACCTTGCAGCAGACCAAAATCAACTTACAATGGAAATAATGAAAAAAGTTGCACGAAAGCACGGTCTTATATGCCTTCTTCATGAAAAACCTTTTGAAGGCGTAAACGGAAGCGGAAAACACAACAACTGGTCAATTGCAACTGACAAAGGTGAAAATCTTTTTGCGCCCGGAAAAACTCCTCGCGACAACGCTCAATTCCTGCTGTTTTTGACAGCAGTTATAAAAGCTGTTGACGATAATCAAGATTTGCTCCGCTATTCAGTTGCATCAGCCGGCAACGACCACAGGCTTGGTGCAAATGAAGCACCTCCGGCTATCATGTCAATCTATGTTGGCGATGAACTTGAAGCTATCCTTCAAGCAATAAAAGATGGAACAGCATACGACGGTAAAAAAGGTCAAAAACTTGAAATCGGCGCTGATGTTCTTCCTGCAATCCCAAAAGATTCAACAGACCGAAATAGAACATCTCCTTTTGCATTTACAGGAAACCGTTTTGAATTCCGTTCAGTCGGCAGCTCTCTTTCTATAAGCGGACCAAATACAATTTTGAACGCTATCCTTGCTGATTCGCTGAGAACGTTTGCAGATGAACTAGAAAAGTCTAAAGATTTTGATTCAGACTTGCAAAAACTGATAAAAAGAGAAATCACGTCTCACTGGCGAATTTTGTTCAATGGAAACGGATACGGTCAAGAATGGATTGAAGAGGCTGAAAAACGCGGATTGAAAAATTATCGCACGACACCAAAAGCTGTTGAACACTACTTAGACAAAAAGAATATCGAACTCTTTTCAAAACTTGGCATATATACACAAGAAGAGATGAAAAGTCACTATGATATCAAACTTGAAAAATACTGCCAGATTTTGAACATAGAAGTCGGCACAATGCTGGAGATGGTACACAAAGACATAATGCCTGCCACATTTAAATATATGAATATTCTTGCAGATACGGAATTTAAGATGCAGCGAGTGTTCAGCTTGTGTACAGCCGGCATCGAACTTATGGAAAAACTGAACACGCTCGTAAATGATTTGTCAAACAAAGCCGACGACCTTTCAAAAAAGCATGAAGAGACGACGGCTATTTCCGACATGATGAAAAGAGCACATTCATACGCAAAAGTAGTCATTCCGGCAATGCAAGCTGTACGTTTGATTGCAGATAAGATTGAACCGCTGCTTGGCGAAGAATACAAACCGTTTCCAAGCTATGAAGATTTACTGTTTTCAGTTCAGTGA